The sequence ATCTCTCGGTTGCGATTGAGGACGCTGCGGTGGAGGAATCGGTCGCTCCTTGATCGCGAGCTTCAATCGTATCTTCCCTTGAGTCCTCCCCGAGGGACGGAGAAGCTCGAGCGAGCTGATCGATTCGGGAACCATCGCCCCCTCCGAGTCAACCAATCGAACCAGAGGAAACCTAACCGATCCGACGAGCGTTTTCGCCGCATCGGAATGGAGAATCTCGACGTTGAGGACCGATTCGTGGACGGATCGGGTGAGAGGGAGAGTGATCCGCTCGTTCCACACCGGTTTGGCGGAATCGTCGGAGCGTGTGGAGACGCGGTGATCAGAGTCGAGGTAGAGAACGACGTAGGGTTTCAGGTCTCCGTTGCGCCAGTTGACGTTCTTCAGGTGCTTGGCGGAGACGACGGTTACGACTAGGTCAAGCGGCTCAGACGAGGCGGCCATGATACGCTGCGTTTTGGAGGCGTGATACGGTGGGATTTTCGCGGTGGTGTTAGCTAACGTGCGCTCGTTATCTTAGATATTGAGTTTTAAACTTTAAAAGCCTTTTTAAAACCTGCTGGCTAGCGCAGAGGCTTTGACTTAGACAGCTGTCATTATTTTATTATGCGAAGAGAGGATATTGATATCCTTGTATCCAAACAGATCCTCAAATTCTACCAAGGCACAAGATAAGTGGATAACCCTCTTCGGACAgtgttctttcttctttgttGTGAGATTGGTCCTAATTGGTGATAAGGTAAGGCAACAATGACTTCCTCTGCAACAGCGCCAAACTCTCTATCCTTCTTTtcgtcttctctctttctctcctcctctcaccAAATCCCTAGAAACTACATTTCCGTCGCGAAACCAAACTCCGGCAGAGTTTCAAAGCCTCTCTCCGTCGCAGCCCAGCTAGCGACCCTACCTATCTTCTCATTCGAGGGAGAGAGGGTCGGAGAGACGTACCTAGACCTCAAAACCGCGCCGGAGGACACCGCGCGCGCCGTCGTCCACCGCGCAATCGTGAACGACCTGCAGAACAAGCGGCGAGGCACGGCGTCGACGCTGACCCGCGGCGAGGTTCGCGGCGGTGGGATAAAGCCTTACGCGCAGAAGAAAACCGGCAACGCTCGGCGAGGGTCCCAGAGGACGCCGCTGCGTCCCGGCGGAGGGGTGGTGTTCGGTCCGAAGCCGAGGGACTGGACCATCAAGATCAACAGGAAGGAGAAGAGGCTGGCGATATCGA is a genomic window of Brassica napus cultivar Da-Ae chromosome C5 unlocalized genomic scaffold, Da-Ae chrC05_Random_9, whole genome shotgun sequence containing:
- the LOC125594915 gene encoding 50S ribosomal protein L4, chloroplastic, with amino-acid sequence MTSSATAPNSLSFFSSSLFLSSSHQIPRNYISVAKPNSGRVSKPLSVAAQLATLPIFSFEGERVGETYLDLKTAPEDTARAVVHRAIVNDLQNKRRGTASTLTRGEVRGGGIKPYAQKKTGNARRGSQRTPLRPGGGVVFGPKPRDWTIKINRKEKRLAISTAISSAASSEGGAIVVEEFGDRFEKPKTKDFLAAMKRWGLDPKEKAMFLMIDVEENVAKSGRNIGTLRMLTPRTLNLFDILNSDKLVLTPAAVEFLNARYGVESFETDEEDEDDTEGAEEAADEQGA